In Opisthocomus hoazin isolate bOpiHoa1 chromosome 3, bOpiHoa1.hap1, whole genome shotgun sequence, a genomic segment contains:
- the KCNS2 gene encoding delayed-rectifier potassium channel regulatory subunit KCNS2 encodes MTGQSLKALSEANFEDNEISINVGGFKKKMRSNTLLRFPETRLGKLLSCHSKESILELCDDYDDTKNEFYFDRNPELFPYVLHFYNTGKLHVMGELCVFSFSQEIEYWGINEFFIDSCCSYSYHGRKMEPDQEKWEEQSDQESTTSSFDEILAFYNDASKFDKQPFGNIRRQLWLALDNPGYSVLSRIFSVLSIVVVLGSIVTMCLNSLPDFQIVDSSGNPEEDPRFEIVEHFGIAWFTFELVARFAVAPDFLKFFKHALNLIDLMSILPFYITLIVNLVVESSPTLANLGRVAQVLRLMRIFRILKLARHSTGLRSLGATLKYSYREVGLLLLYLSVGISIFSVVAYTIEKEDNEGLATIPACWWWATVSMTTVGYGDVVPGSTAGKLTASACILAGILVVVLPITLIFNKFSHFYKRQKQLESAMRSCDFGDGMKEVPSVNLRDYYAYKVKSLMASLTNMSRSTPSELSLNDSLH; translated from the coding sequence ATGACAGGGCAGAGTCTGAAGGCTTTATCTGAAGCGAATTTTGAAGACAATGAAATCAGCATCAATGTTGGAGGCTTTAAGAAAAAGATGAGATCCAACACATTGCTAAGGTTCCCTGAGACCAGGCTGGGCAAACTGCTGAGCTGCCACTCAAAGGAGTCGATACTGGAGCTCTGCGACGACTACGATGACACCAAGAACGAATTTTATTTTGACAGGAACCCCGAGCTCTTTCCTTACGTGCTACATTTTTATAACACCGGCAAGCTCCATGTGATGGGTGAactctgtgtgttttctttcagccAGGAGATTGAATACTGGGGAATCAATGAATTCTTTATAGACTCCTGCTGCAGTTACAGCTACCATGGGAGGAAAATGGAGCCAGACCAAGAGAAATGGGAGGAACAAAGTGACCAGGAAAGTACCACGTCTTCTTTTGATGAGATTTTGGCATTCTACAATGATGCCTCTAAATTTGACAAACAACCCTTTGGAAACATCCGGAGGCAGCTCTGGCTCGCTTTGGATAATCCTGGGTACTCGGTCTTAAGCCGAATCTTCAGTGTTCTTTCAATAGTGGTGGTGCTGGGCTCCATCGTGACCATGTGCCTGAACAGCCTGCCAGACTTTCAGATTGTTGACAGCAGCGGGAACCCTGAGGAAGATCCTCGCTTTGAAATCGTGGAACACTTTGGTATTGCATGGTTCACTTTTGAACTGGTGGCGAGATTTGCAGTAGCtcctgactttttaaaatttttcaagcATGCCCTGAATTTGATTGACCTAATGTCTATCCTTCCATTTTATATTACCTTAATTGTCAACTTAGTGGTAGAAAGCAGTCCAACTTTAGCAAATTTAGGCAGGGTTGCACAAGTCCTGAGACTCATGAGGATCTTTCGCATCTTAAAGCTTGCTAGACACTCCACAGGTCTCAGGTCTCTTGGAGCCACCCTGAAGTACAGCTACAGAGAGGTGGGGCTTCTTTTACTTTACCTCTCTGTTGGCATCTCCATTTTCTCAGTAGTGGCTTACACCATTGAGAAAGAAGACAATGAGGGGTTAGCCACCATCCCTGCTTGCTGGTGGTGGGCTACTGTTAGCATGACCACAGTTGGCTACGGGGATGTTGTCCCAGGGAGCACTGCTGGCAAGTTGACGGCATCTGCATGCATCCTAGCCGGAATCCTAGTGGTAGTGCTTCCCATTACACTGATCTTCAACAAATTCTCCCACTTTTATAAGCGTCAGAAGCAGTTAGAGAGTGCCATGAGAAGCTGTGATTTTGGTGATGGCATGAAAGAAGTTCCATCAGTCAACTTAAGGGACTACTATGCTTACAAAGTTAAATCCCTGATGGCCAGTCTTACCAATATGAGCAGGAGCACGCCCAGCGAGCTGAGCCTGAATGATTCGCTGCATTAG